Proteins from a genomic interval of Gloeocapsa sp. PCC 73106:
- a CDS encoding ABC transporter permease — protein MKWWSRLKQNPLAQLGGTILLTFYLIVTLAGFFAPYDPYSSQIDGSLLSPTRIYWRNTQQEWIGPHVYPTTLGPTDLETGERKLSRDYQKPSPIRLFVKGRTFNFLGLKLNRQLFGTVGEGYLNILGTDEQGRDQLSRLIYGGRISLFIGIVGIAISFPLGMLIGGISGYFGGVVDAVLMRLAEVLMTIPGIYLLVALAAVLPLDLTSAQRFLLIVAITSLISWAGLARVTRGQVLAIKEQEFVQAAKAMGARPLYLILRHILPQTASYMIISATLAIPGFIIAESVLSLIGLGIQQPYPSWGNLLSLATNASILVLNPWLIWPPAAVIILTVLAFNLLGDGLRDALDPRSNP, from the coding sequence ATGAAATGGTGGTCAAGACTGAAACAGAACCCTTTAGCACAGCTAGGAGGCACAATATTATTGACTTTTTATCTTATCGTGACTTTAGCCGGTTTTTTTGCTCCCTACGACCCCTATTCTTCTCAAATCGATGGTTCTCTATTATCACCTACAAGAATTTACTGGCGTAACACACAACAAGAGTGGATTGGACCCCACGTTTATCCTACTACCCTTGGTCCTACCGATTTAGAAACAGGGGAACGCAAATTAAGCCGAGATTACCAAAAACCCTCACCTATTCGACTTTTCGTTAAGGGTAGAACTTTCAATTTCTTAGGATTGAAGTTAAATCGACAGCTATTCGGTACGGTAGGTGAAGGTTATCTCAATATACTGGGAACCGACGAACAAGGTCGAGATCAGTTGAGTCGTTTGATCTATGGTGGTAGAATTAGCTTGTTTATAGGTATCGTGGGTATCGCTATTTCTTTTCCTTTGGGGATGTTGATCGGAGGAATATCTGGGTATTTTGGTGGGGTTGTTGACGCTGTTTTGATGCGTTTAGCCGAGGTATTGATGACGATTCCAGGGATTTATCTTCTCGTAGCTTTAGCCGCCGTATTACCCCTAGATTTGACTAGCGCGCAAAGATTTTTACTGATTGTGGCTATTACTTCTCTAATTAGTTGGGCGGGATTAGCGCGAGTGACGCGAGGACAAGTATTAGCGATTAAAGAACAGGAATTCGTTCAAGCGGCTAAAGCGATGGGTGCTAGACCACTTTATTTGATTTTACGCCACATTTTACCCCAAACGGCTAGTTATATGATCATTTCTGCTACTCTAGCTATTCCTGGGTTTATTATCGCTGAATCGGTGCTCAGTTTAATTGGCTTGGGGATTCAACAACCCTATCCCAGTTGGGGGAATTTACTCTCTCTAGCTACTAATGCGTCGATTTTAGTACTCAATCCTTGGTTAATCTGGCCACCTGCAGCAGTAATCATTTTAACCGTTCTGGCTTTTAATTTACTCGGAGATGGTTTGAGAGACGCTCTCGATCCCCGCAGCAATCCTTAA
- a CDS encoding peroxiredoxin, with amino-acid sequence MANSPLKVGDRAPDFSLLNQSGETVKLSDFLGKKSVVVYFYPKDDTPGCTAESCAFRDSYQVFQEAGAEVIGISGDSTDSHRGFATKYNLPFVLLSDNNNQVRKLFGVPATLFILPGRVTYIIDKEGIVRHIFDSQLDFKAHIDEALKTLKAIG; translated from the coding sequence ATGGCAAATTCACCCCTGAAAGTAGGCGATCGCGCTCCTGATTTCTCTCTGCTCAATCAATCGGGAGAAACCGTCAAACTGAGCGATTTTCTCGGTAAAAAAAGCGTCGTAGTCTATTTCTACCCCAAAGATGACACCCCTGGATGTACCGCCGAATCCTGCGCTTTTAGAGATAGTTATCAGGTTTTCCAAGAAGCAGGTGCAGAAGTAATCGGAATTAGCGGCGATTCTACCGATTCTCACCGCGGTTTTGCAACTAAATACAATCTTCCTTTTGTGTTGCTCAGTGATAATAATAATCAAGTTAGAAAACTTTTTGGTGTACCCGCAACTTTATTTATACTTCCAGGGAGGGTGACTTATATAATTGATAAAGAGGGGATTGTTAGACATATCTTTGACTCCCAATTAGATTTTAAAGCCCACATAGATGAAGCTTTAAAAACCCTAAAAGCGATCGGCTAA